Below is a genomic region from Rosa chinensis cultivar Old Blush chromosome 5, RchiOBHm-V2, whole genome shotgun sequence.
CATAACCTTGATCATCATCAAGATGTTGGCTATTTTTCACAAGGCTTTTGCTAACCCACCGGAGGAGCTCAACAGCCCTGCTTCTCACCATGGTTCCAAGAAGCCTAAGCTCCCAGAAGAAACCCTCCAAGAGTTTCTCTCCCAGCATCCCCACAGCAACTTCTCAATGAGTTTTGGAGATGCTGCAGTTCTTGCTTATGACAAACCAGACCAACCCTTTTCCCTAAAACAGAGGTACTCATCTAATCAATCATTTTCTTGCTCAAATATGTTCATGATCTCAAGTAATTGATTGTTTAGATATGCTAAGCATGTTGGGGGTTATTTTTTCAGGTTGTTCTGTGgttttgatgatatatactgtctGTTTCTGGGTAACTTGAACAATCTGTGTACGCTGAATAAGCAGTATGGTCTGATAAAGAATACCAATGAGGCCATGTTTGTGATCGAAGCTTATCGGACCCTCCGAGACCGGGGTCCGTACCCGGCTGACCAGGTTGTTAAGGATCTTGATGGGAGCTTTGCTTTTGTTGTCTATGACAGCAAGGTCGGCAGTGTCTTCACTGCACTGGTAGGATACTAGCATCATAGAATTGCTTCATTCTAAAGTAATTTCAAGTTGTTCTTTAAGGCACCTAAAAAAGACACTAATTCTTGTCCGAAACGAAGAAAGTGATTTGACAAAAGAACCAAAGCATATAATAAGTATGGTTATCGACGACTTAACTTTCGAAGTTAGAATTTAGGTTTAACAATTCACCATCTAATATCTAGAGTGTAGACTGTAGCCGGTCAAGATCTTACCAAAACTTACTATTAGTTACAAAGAACAACATATCAGAGTTAAATATACCGTACAAAGAAACAACATCTTACTTTAGGTGATCCCCAAAATGCACAACTATTCAACGAACTTAATTGGATTCGAATTATGGAGATTACAAACTTCAAAAATCTTGTGTTTTTGACTGCAGGGTTCTGATGGTGGAGTACAATTGTATTGGGGTATTGCAGCTGATGGTTCTGTAGTAATTTCTGATGAATTACATGTCATAAAAGAAGGATGTGCTAAATCATTTGCTCCATTCCCAAAAGGTACCCTAACAAAGTTATTAACCTTGCTCAAGGGTAGCTAGTGATTAATCATATCAAAGGCTAATGGTTGTGGTCATATTGCTGAGCAGGTTGCTTCTTTCATAGTGAGGGAGGATTGATGAGCTTTGAGCATCCAATGAACAAGATGAAGGCAATGCCCAGAATTGATAGTGAAGGTGCCATGTGTGGAGCTAACTTCAACGTGGACAAATTCACAAGGGTCAACAGTATTCCACGTGTCGGGAGTGCAACAAACTGGAGTACTGAGTGGGCATCGCACTAAGACGAAAGGTGTCATTGTGCCTACAGAGTGCCACAGAGACGGTGCCTGAACTGATTACTTACCTGAGCGTTTTTCTTAGTCTGTTCCTACTTAATTTTCAGTTTGTAACAATCGGACGAGTATAAATAATGCTATGATCTTCAAAATCTGTGTATGTCTGCGGGTCTGTTTATACCatgtacaaaaaaaaacaattcacaTAAACTAATGCCCATATATGTTGTCTTAAAAATTAAAACAGCTTACCATCTACCTAAAAAGAGGTGAAAGCAAAATCCTGGAGTAGGGCAAAGCACATAGTCCACAATCCCATCTATCTTTGCAAAGTACTTTGAAAAAGTAcattaaaataaaaaggaaatgcAACAAAATCAAACTTGCATATATAAGCTTAAACCAGGGATAGTGATAATATTTGAAAGAGCACGGGCAGTCAAGAAAAATCTGCCATTTGAATACGGATACAACAGGGCATACATTAGTCTGTTTTCTTCTAGAAGAACGGGAGACTAACGTATCATTCCTTCCACATTTCAGCAAACTCATCCTGCTCCAGTGGATTTTCAAGCTCATGCATCTTTCTCCTTGTCTTTGCTTTGACTTTCTTAACAAAAGTCCcagccttcttctttttctgcatTGATCGAATCTGAAAGCAGAACGAATATCACATCAATAGAAGTAAACTACGGAATCTGGAGAGAGTTAACAAGAAACTACGCATCAATATGTTTCACCTGATTTGGCGATATGTAAAATGGATTCTCATATAGTGTTGGGCCCCCAAAGCTGCCAGCAAATATCTTGATTGGATTCAAACAAAATCGAGGACCAACCTACATACAAACACATTCCGAGTTACAATGTCACCACAGATACCCTGACAACATGCATAGATTAGAACAGTGTAATGATGCAAACCTCGATCAGGGTCATTTTATCCAATCCACCTCGAGCTATTTTATCTGATTCATTATGGGGAACTGATATCTGCATATCAAGAAGGGGAAAAGGTCAAAGGCTAATGGTGGTGATATTGTAAGCAACATTTTATCCTaaagataaaacaaaaataattatattaGGATAGGCACAAGCATATTGTAGTATTAGCCCACTGCATTTCCGTGACATGTATTTTTATTTCAGAATCTGCATTACCTATTCTTGACATGCCAATATCTGGAAACTAGGTACATTGACTGCATTCACATACAATTTTTAAATACGCTTCATCATAGCATacaattagat
It encodes:
- the LOC112165729 gene encoding stem-specific protein TSJT1, with the protein product MLAIFHKAFANPPEELNSPASHHGSKKPKLPEETLQEFLSQHPHSNFSMSFGDAAVLAYDKPDQPFSLKQRLFCGFDDIYCLFLGNLNNLCTLNKQYGLIKNTNEAMFVIEAYRTLRDRGPYPADQVVKDLDGSFAFVVYDSKVGSVFTALGSDGGVQLYWGIAADGSVVISDELHVIKEGCAKSFAPFPKGCFFHSEGGLMSFEHPMNKMKAMPRIDSEGAMCGANFNVDKFTRVNSIPRVGSATNWSTEWASH